A genomic stretch from uncultured Cohaesibacter sp. includes:
- the dnaE gene encoding DNA polymerase III subunit alpha, which produces MNGLSDDLKFIHLHVHSAYSLLEGALPVAKVIKKTKAMDMPAVSITDTRNMFGGLEFSEKSVGEGLQPIMGCQVEIYFNDGDYQGSGHTELPSIVLLAATDQGWANLMLLVSRSYLAPEDDQEPHVTVGDLEELGEGIICLTGGGNGPVDRMLASNHVAKGRERLEILKRIFGDRVYVEIMRHGMPHEAIVEPQIIDLAYEFELPLVATNDVYFGEREDFEAHDALLAIAESKVLIQSDRRQLTREHYFKSQEEMAELFADLPEALENTIEIAQRCSTRVRTVKPLLPRFAGADADPEEAEQHEAAELRKQAEEGLRRRLDIHGLAPGLTEEDYWERLEFELGIIVSMKFPGYFLIVADFIKWAKEHGIPVGPGRGSGAGSLVAWSLTITDLDPLRFALLFERFLNPERVSMPDFDIDFCQDRREEVVHYVQRKYGWSNVGQIITYGTLQARMVLRDVGRVLQMPFGQVDKLCKLVPMKGAVSVSLPEALEQEPRLVDARKEEEIVDRLISISLKLEGLYRHTSTHAAGVVIGDRSLDKLVPMYRDPRSDMPVTQFNMKFVEKTGLVKFDFLGLKTLTVLQTAVRFVEQRGIKINLSEIPIDDPKSYEILCRGETVGVFQLESMGMRKALLDMKPDQFEDIIAIVALYRPGPMANIPVYCARKRGEEKPDYMHELLEPVLKETYGIIIYQEQVMQIAQILSGYTLGQADMLRRAMGKKIREEMEKQRVFFCDGAEERGVPREQASEIYDLVAKFADYGFNKSHAAAYALVAYQTAYMKANYPAEFLAAIMTLDMNNTDKLSEFRRDAIRLGIEVRPPSINESGVEFLVKDGAIIYSMAAIKGVGQPAAEHIMEVRGDKPFKDLADFAKRISPRVINKRTIENLAAAGTFDVLNPNRAQVVGSIDIIMGEATSHSRDASSGQGGLFGEEEAAPLPLPDVRPWTSQEKLQREYSAIGFYLSAHPLDEYIPQLEKMRIQLWQQFELAVKQGASAGRLAGTITAKQERKTKTGNRMGIITVSDPTGQYEAVLFSEALARFRDALEPGNTVILEVGADERPEGVSVRINNVRPLVSDGMRQAMRVFVNDPKPLVSLQKQLDDRGDGEVSVIVMLDEGECEVEMRLKGKYYVSPEVGRALKAIPGIVDVEVGVA; this is translated from the coding sequence ATGAATGGGCTGTCGGACGATCTTAAATTTATCCATTTGCATGTGCATTCGGCTTATTCTCTTCTTGAAGGGGCGTTGCCCGTCGCCAAGGTGATCAAGAAGACCAAGGCCATGGATATGCCCGCAGTATCCATCACCGATACGCGCAACATGTTTGGTGGGCTGGAATTTTCCGAAAAGTCTGTTGGTGAAGGGCTGCAGCCGATTATGGGCTGTCAGGTCGAGATCTATTTTAATGACGGGGACTATCAGGGCAGTGGTCATACCGAATTGCCCTCCATTGTTCTGCTTGCTGCAACGGATCAGGGCTGGGCGAACCTGATGCTGCTTGTGTCCCGCTCTTATCTCGCGCCTGAAGACGATCAGGAGCCGCATGTTACGGTCGGGGATCTTGAAGAGCTTGGCGAAGGGATTATTTGCCTGACCGGTGGCGGCAATGGTCCTGTCGACCGGATGCTGGCGAGCAATCATGTGGCCAAAGGGCGCGAGCGTCTTGAAATATTGAAGCGCATTTTCGGGGATAGGGTCTATGTCGAAATCATGCGCCACGGTATGCCCCATGAAGCGATTGTGGAGCCTCAGATTATTGATCTGGCCTATGAATTCGAATTGCCACTGGTTGCCACCAATGATGTATATTTCGGCGAACGTGAAGACTTTGAGGCCCATGATGCGCTGCTCGCGATTGCGGAGAGTAAGGTTCTTATCCAGAGTGATCGTCGGCAGCTGACGCGTGAGCATTATTTCAAAAGTCAGGAAGAGATGGCAGAGCTCTTTGCGGATCTGCCCGAAGCTCTTGAGAATACAATAGAAATTGCACAGCGCTGTTCGACGCGTGTGCGCACGGTCAAACCACTTTTGCCTCGGTTCGCCGGTGCGGATGCAGACCCGGAAGAAGCCGAACAGCATGAGGCCGCCGAGCTGCGCAAACAGGCCGAAGAGGGGCTGCGTCGCCGCCTTGATATTCATGGCCTGGCTCCGGGGCTGACAGAAGAAGACTACTGGGAGCGCCTGGAGTTCGAGCTGGGCATCATCGTTTCAATGAAATTCCCCGGTTACTTCCTCATCGTTGCCGACTTCATCAAATGGGCCAAGGAACATGGGATTCCGGTGGGGCCGGGGCGTGGGTCCGGTGCTGGTTCGCTTGTGGCATGGTCCTTGACGATTACCGACCTTGATCCTTTGCGCTTTGCCCTTCTGTTCGAACGCTTCCTGAACCCGGAACGTGTGTCGATGCCCGACTTCGATATCGACTTCTGTCAGGATCGTCGTGAAGAAGTGGTGCATTATGTGCAGCGTAAATATGGCTGGAGCAATGTGGGCCAGATCATCACCTACGGTACCTTGCAGGCCCGCATGGTGTTGCGCGATGTGGGGCGTGTGTTGCAGATGCCCTTTGGTCAGGTCGACAAGCTCTGCAAGCTGGTGCCCATGAAGGGGGCGGTATCGGTTTCTTTGCCCGAGGCCCTTGAGCAGGAGCCGCGTCTGGTTGATGCCCGTAAGGAAGAGGAGATCGTCGATCGCCTCATTTCCATCTCGCTGAAGCTGGAGGGGCTTTATCGCCACACCTCGACCCATGCTGCCGGCGTTGTGATCGGGGACCGCTCTCTGGACAAGCTCGTGCCCATGTATCGAGACCCGCGCTCGGACATGCCGGTTACCCAGTTCAACATGAAGTTTGTCGAGAAGACCGGCCTTGTCAAATTCGACTTTCTTGGTCTTAAGACACTGACGGTTTTACAGACGGCGGTGCGGTTCGTAGAGCAGCGCGGCATCAAGATCAATCTGTCGGAAATTCCGATCGACGACCCCAAATCCTATGAAATTCTCTGCCGCGGCGAGACGGTTGGCGTGTTCCAGCTTGAAAGTATGGGCATGCGCAAGGCCCTGCTCGACATGAAGCCCGACCAGTTCGAGGATATCATCGCTATCGTGGCGCTCTATCGACCGGGGCCAATGGCCAACATTCCGGTTTATTGCGCGCGTAAACGTGGCGAGGAAAAACCGGACTATATGCATGAGTTGCTTGAACCGGTTCTGAAAGAGACCTACGGCATCATCATCTATCAGGAACAGGTGATGCAGATCGCGCAGATCCTTTCCGGCTATACCCTCGGCCAAGCTGATATGCTGCGCCGCGCCATGGGTAAGAAGATCCGTGAGGAGATGGAAAAGCAGCGGGTGTTCTTCTGCGATGGGGCTGAAGAGCGCGGCGTACCACGCGAGCAGGCCTCCGAGATTTATGACCTTGTTGCCAAGTTTGCGGACTATGGCTTCAACAAGTCGCACGCTGCTGCATATGCTCTGGTGGCCTACCAGACCGCCTATATGAAAGCCAACTATCCGGCGGAATTTCTTGCTGCCATCATGACGCTGGATATGAACAACACCGACAAGCTGTCGGAGTTCCGCCGTGATGCGATCCGGCTGGGCATTGAGGTGCGCCCGCCATCCATTAATGAATCCGGCGTTGAGTTTCTCGTCAAAGATGGCGCCATTATCTATTCCATGGCTGCGATCAAGGGCGTCGGGCAGCCTGCCGCCGAGCATATCATGGAGGTGCGGGGGGATAAGCCGTTCAAAGATCTGGCTGATTTTGCCAAGCGTATCAGCCCGCGCGTGATCAACAAGCGCACGATTGAAAATTTGGCTGCGGCAGGAACCTTCGATGTGCTCAATCCCAATCGGGCACAGGTTGTTGGTTCCATCGATATCATTATGGGCGAGGCAACCAGCCATTCGCGGGATGCATCATCGGGGCAGGGTGGCTTGTTTGGCGAAGAAGAAGCAGCGCCGCTGCCCTTGCCGGATGTAAGGCCATGGACGAGCCAGGAGAAGCTGCAGCGCGAATATAGCGCTATTGGCTTCTATCTTTCTGCTCATCCCCTTGATGAATATATCCCGCAGCTTGAAAAGATGCGCATTCAGCTTTGGCAGCAGTTCGAGCTGGCGGTCAAGCAGGGCGCGAGCGCGGGGCGTCTGGCTGGCACGATTACCGCAAAGCAGGAACGCAAGACCAAAACCGGCAACCGCATGGGGATCATCACCGTTTCCGACCCGACCGGACAATATGAGGCAGTGCTCTTTTCCGAAGCATTGGCACGGTTTCGTGATGCGCTGGAGCCGGGCAACACGGTGATTCTCGAGGTCGGAGCGGATGAAAGGCCTGAAGGGGTTTCTGTGCGCATCAATAATGTGCGGCCGCTTGTCAGTGATGGCATGCGGCAGGCCATGCGTGTGTTTGTCAATGATCCCAAACCTCTGGTATCTCTGCAAAAGCAGCTGGATGATCGAGGGGATGGCGAGGTGTCTGTCATCGTGATGCTGGATGAGGGCGAGTGCGAAGTCGAGATGCGCCTCAAGGGCAAATATTATGTCTCGCCGGAAGTGGGGCGCGCGTTGAAAGCCATTCCGGGGATTGTCGATGTGGAAGTCGGCGTGGCATAG
- a CDS encoding DMT family transporter encodes MIPFLFITTVLIWGTTWFAIALQAGPVPALVSVFYRFGVAGVLFVFGLALCGRLRFPRKEHQIWLIAQALCLFSLNFICFYYAVSYIPSGLESVIFSMATIFNAINARIFYGDRITKQVVLASILGIGGLVLLFGRDIFSSGGTGALTGVALAMLGTLFFSLGNMVSRRNSQMGISPITANAWGMCYGALILLALITVTGTEIIAPADPIYLGAMLYLAIFGSIIAFTTYLILVARIGSAKAAYMTVLFPIIALAISTMFEGYVWHWTSILGLVLALTGNIVMFAPKKTKHDGSPPSSPKLELDKAATTAS; translated from the coding sequence ATGATCCCGTTTCTTTTCATCACAACCGTATTGATATGGGGAACGACCTGGTTCGCCATCGCCCTGCAAGCAGGACCGGTTCCGGCCCTCGTTTCCGTTTTCTATCGCTTCGGCGTTGCTGGCGTGCTGTTTGTGTTCGGGCTGGCCCTGTGCGGCCGCTTGCGCTTCCCCCGCAAGGAGCATCAAATATGGCTCATTGCTCAGGCGCTCTGCCTGTTCAGCCTGAATTTCATCTGCTTCTACTATGCGGTCAGCTATATCCCCTCGGGGTTGGAGTCGGTCATCTTTTCCATGGCAACCATCTTCAATGCCATCAATGCCCGCATTTTCTACGGCGACAGGATCACCAAACAGGTGGTGCTTGCCAGCATCCTCGGCATCGGCGGTCTCGTCCTGTTGTTTGGGCGAGATATCTTTTCCAGTGGCGGCACGGGGGCGCTTACCGGCGTAGCCCTTGCCATGCTTGGCACGCTCTTCTTCTCATTGGGCAACATGGTCTCCCGCCGCAATAGTCAGATGGGCATCTCCCCGATTACCGCCAACGCATGGGGCATGTGCTACGGCGCTCTTATCCTTCTTGCCCTGATCACAGTCACGGGCACAGAGATCATTGCCCCAGCAGACCCGATCTATCTGGGAGCCATGCTCTATCTGGCGATCTTCGGCTCCATCATCGCCTTTACAACCTATCTCATTCTGGTCGCTCGCATTGGTTCTGCCAAGGCTGCCTACATGACCGTTCTGTTTCCGATCATCGCGCTGGCCATCTCCACCATGTTCGAGGGCTATGTGTGGCACTGGACTTCCATACTGGGGCTTGTTCTGGCGCTGACCGGCAACATCGTCATGTTTGCGCCAAAGAAGACCAAGCATGATGGTTCGCCTCCGAGCTCACCCAAGCTCGAGCTCGACAAAGCCGCCACAACGGCAAGCTAA
- a CDS encoding AraC family transcriptional regulator yields the protein MMIVEGGGRCYKSAQHLGFCSVFSAFISMRSKDHSVFGFLQDSSTAIRHGSLDLGFGRSCAIWSNHQDHVTYDELHGHAFSMYVRKGEDVWRVDQKPVRGWPGAVCIFPQGQSSAWEVNGPLTMMHLYLPDEELRRCYSEMMDRDGRQIALADVTYAKPEGLIVPFSRLFGETCAGNALGAEEAMVDLIAEVLSQKRFHGEQVKAIRGGLSMPVKRKLTDFIEDNLDEAIRLRDLANIADLSEFHLQRSFKQTCGVSPSLFVAHRRVERAKMLMRAGEPLVQVADACGFSSQSHFTRSFKAGTGMTPTAFRKAVV from the coding sequence ATGATGATTGTTGAAGGCGGAGGGCGGTGCTATAAATCGGCCCAACATCTCGGTTTTTGCTCTGTTTTTTCGGCTTTCATTTCCATGCGTTCCAAGGATCATTCCGTTTTCGGATTTCTGCAAGATAGTTCAACTGCGATCAGGCATGGCAGCCTTGATCTCGGTTTCGGGCGGTCTTGCGCGATCTGGAGTAACCATCAGGATCATGTGACTTATGATGAGCTACACGGCCATGCCTTCAGCATGTATGTGCGAAAGGGAGAGGATGTCTGGCGCGTGGATCAGAAGCCGGTGCGCGGCTGGCCTGGGGCTGTTTGCATTTTTCCGCAGGGGCAAAGCTCTGCATGGGAGGTCAATGGACCGCTTACCATGATGCATCTCTATTTGCCTGACGAAGAATTGCGGCGTTGCTATAGCGAGATGATGGATCGGGATGGACGCCAGATTGCGCTGGCCGATGTCACTTATGCCAAGCCGGAAGGCTTGATTGTGCCTTTTTCGCGTCTGTTTGGCGAAACCTGCGCCGGGAATGCACTGGGTGCCGAGGAAGCCATGGTTGATCTGATTGCCGAGGTGCTCTCGCAAAAGCGCTTTCACGGTGAGCAGGTCAAGGCGATCCGTGGTGGCCTTTCCATGCCTGTGAAGCGCAAGCTGACGGATTTCATCGAAGACAATCTTGATGAGGCGATACGGCTTCGGGATCTTGCGAATATTGCGGATTTGAGCGAGTTTCATCTGCAAAGAAGCTTTAAACAGACATGCGGGGTTTCGCCCAGTCTCTTTGTTGCGCATCGTCGTGTAGAGCGGGCAAAGATGCTTATGCGAGCAGGAGAGCCCTTGGTGCAAGTCGCCGATGCTTGTGGCTTTTCCAGTCAGAGCCACTTTACGCGCAGCTTCAAGGCTGGAACGGGGATGACGCCCACAGCTTTCCGGAAGGCTGTTGTTTAA